TGATTCGTGAGAAATCAGAATTATTGGAAATCGACCGCAAGTTTTTATCAAGATCATTGAATGAAGGTTTTTCGGGAGGGGAGAAAAAAAGGAACGAAATTTTCCAGATGGCGATGCTTGAACCCAAACTGGCCATCCTTGATGAAACCGATTCCGGACTCGATATTGATGCTTTGAGGATTGTTGCTAATGGCGTAAACAGGCTTAAAAACGAAAACAATTCCGTGTTGGTGATTACACACTACCAGCGTTTACTGGATTATATCATCCCTGATTTCGTACACGTTTTGATGGATGGGAAAATAGTAAAATCCGGCGATGCTTCTTTAGCGTTGGAATTGGAAGAAAAAGGCTACGACTGGATTAAGCAGGAAATAGAAGCGTAAATTGTTCCCGTTCAGTGATGAAAAACCCTGAACCCTGAACCCTGAACCAAAAAAATGGAATTAAAAGAAAAACTCATATCGTCGTTCATGGCTTTTGAAGAAAAGATTGATGTGCATTCCCAGTTGCACGACATCCGCACTTCGGCCATAAAGAATTTTGAAAACAAGGGCTTTCCTACCAAAAAAGAGGAAGCATGGAAATACACCTCATTAAATTCGATACTCAAAAACGATTTTACCGTCTTCCCGAAAAGCGAAAATACGATTGAATTCAGCGAAGTCAAAAAATATTTCCTGCATGAAATTGACACCTATAAAGTAATTTTCGTTGACGGCGTATTCAGTTCGTTCCTGTCCTCAACGACACACGACGGATTGGATGTCTGCCTGATGTCATCAGCATTGAATAAACCGAAATACAAGGAAATCATTGAAAAATATTTCAATAAGATTGCCAATAAGGACGAATCGCTGACGTCACTGAATACGGCGTTTGCTTCAGAAGGCGCTTATGTGAACATCCCGAAAAGCAAATTGGTAGACAAGCCGATTGAGATTATTTATTTCTCGACCGGAAAAGAAAATGCGTTGATGACGCAGCCAAGAAACCTTGTCATTGTTGGCGAAAATGCCCAGGTACAAATCATTGAACGCCACCAAAGCCTGTATGAAAATCCGGTGTTGACCAATTCGGTCACTGAAATTTTTGCGGAACAAAATGCCAATGTGGATTATTACAAAATACAGAACGATCTGATGTCGGCGAATCTGGTCGACAATACTTATATTTCGCAGCAAAGATCCACGAAAGTTTCCGTACACACTTTTTCGTTTGGCGGGAATATTACTAGGAACAACCTCAATTTCTACCATTTCGGGGAAGGGATAGACAGTACTTTGAAAGGCATTACAATCATCGGCGGCAAGCAACTCGTCGATCATTTTACTTTGGTGAACCACGCCACACCGAATTGCGAAAGCCACCAAAACTACAAATGCATCCTCAACGACAGTGCCACCGGCGTTTTCAACGGAAAGATTTTCGTCGAGAAAGAAGCCCAGAAAACTGACGCATTCCAGCAGAATAACAATATTTTACTCAGCGACAAAGCCACCATCAATGCCAAGCCGCAACTCGAGATTTTCGCCGATGATGTGAAGTGCTCCCACGGCTGTACCATTGGGCAGCTCGACGAAAATGCGATGTTTTACATGCAGGCGCGCGGCATCCCGAAGAAAGAAGCGAAGGCGTTGCTGATGTATGCTTTTTCAAACGAAGTGATTGAAAGCGTCCGCATTCCGGAATTGAAAGCGCGTATTAATAAGATTATTGCGCAAAGGTTGGGTGTGAGTCTGGGGTTTGATTTGTAATTTTAGGAGCATCATCCCGCTGTCCGCTCTATCTTTTCCTGCCTAAAAAAGGCAGCAAAAGGATGCCGCTTCCATCGGGGCTAGGGTTTAGTCGTAATACTGGTGAGTATTCCTTTTAAAAACCCATTAAAATCAAACTGATTGTCATCCGTCAAACCCATCCTGACGATCACTAAATCCATCGAAGGAATGATAAAAATCATCTGTCCCTGAAAACCATTGCAGGAATACAGATCCTTTGGCGCATCCGGATATTTGCCGCCGGCATTGAGCCAAAAATGCGCGCCATACCTGCCATTGGAGCCGTTGGTTGGCGTAGAAACATATTTCGCCCAGCTTACATCGAAAATTTCTTCGCCATTCCAGTTGCCTTTGTGTAAATACAGCAACCCGAATTTTGCCCAATCCCTTGTCGTGGCCCACCCATACGATGACCCAACGAAATTTCCGGCCATATCGCTTTCCACGACCATTGAATGCATCCCGATCTTGTCGATAAACGCGGCATACCAAAAATCCAGATATTCCTGATGCGTTTTAAATCGGTTCCGTAAAATCCGTGAGAGTAAATTCGTGGTTCCTGAAGAATAATTCCAATGCGTATCCGGTGCAAAAGCTGCCGGTTTTTGGAGTTGGACTTTGCCCATGTCTTCCGCTTCAAAAAGCATCGTCGTGGCATCGCAGATGGTTTCATAATTTTCTTCCCATTCCAGGCCGCTGTTCATGTGCAGTAAATCGTTCAGGGTGATCTTAGCGCGATTGTCATTTTGCCACTCTGCGACCGGTGCGGGTTTATTGATGTCAATTTTACCCATTTTCTGCAACACCCCGAACATTGTTGCGGTGATGCTTTTTGTCATCGACCAACCCAGGATTTTAGACGATTTTGTAAAGCCTTTTCCATATTTTTCAGCGATGATATGGTCTTTATAAATCACCAGGACCGAACGAGAACGCTTGGTTTTTTCATTAGTTTCATCAAAAGCACCGGCGACGGCAAGGTTCAGTTTTTTATAATCGATGTTGTTGAAAGCAGTGTCTTTCGGTTCCAGGTTTCCATATGGAAATGGCAGGTTTTTTATTTGAAGATTCCGCTTTGGGATCTCATAAGGTTTTGTTGCATCAAAATCGTCATTAATCAGTGTAGCGCCCAAGCCTTCCCGATATATCGCCTTACGTTTTTTCAACCCGTAAAAAGTGGCCGTGGCAAATTTTCCCGTTTCGTCGATGTCGTTTTTTGCCAAACGCACCATATCGATATCATTATCACCGGATTCGATAATGTGCTTCGAACGCCCATCGATAAAATGCGCCGACGCGACGCTTTTTGCAGCGAAACCGGAAATAAGGTCCAGTTTCGGGTAATTTGTGACAACGCCATAAACCATCAAAATGACAACGAGCAAGAGCAATAAACGCAAAAATTTTTTCATAAGAAATGATTTACATCAGTATAAAAATAAGGGAATTATTAACAGGTTCCGGATAAAATTTTACCGGCAAATTTTTACTACTTTTGTATTTAGATTTTTTCTAAATAATTATGTTCGATATACAAAAAATCCGCGCCGATTTCCCGATACTT
This genomic stretch from Flavobacterium pallidum harbors:
- the sufC gene encoding Fe-S cluster assembly ATPase SufC, translating into MLQIKNLHASIEDKDILKGINLTVNAGEVHAIMGPNGAGKSTLSAIIAGREDYQVTEGEILLEGEDISELAPEERAHKGVFLSFQYPVEIPGVSVTNFMKTAINETRKAQGKDEMQANEMLKLIREKSELLEIDRKFLSRSLNEGFSGGEKKRNEIFQMAMLEPKLAILDETDSGLDIDALRIVANGVNRLKNENNSVLVITHYQRLLDYIIPDFVHVLMDGKIVKSGDASLALELEEKGYDWIKQEIEA
- the sufD gene encoding Fe-S cluster assembly protein SufD, which translates into the protein MELKEKLISSFMAFEEKIDVHSQLHDIRTSAIKNFENKGFPTKKEEAWKYTSLNSILKNDFTVFPKSENTIEFSEVKKYFLHEIDTYKVIFVDGVFSSFLSSTTHDGLDVCLMSSALNKPKYKEIIEKYFNKIANKDESLTSLNTAFASEGAYVNIPKSKLVDKPIEIIYFSTGKENALMTQPRNLVIVGENAQVQIIERHQSLYENPVLTNSVTEIFAEQNANVDYYKIQNDLMSANLVDNTYISQQRSTKVSVHTFSFGGNITRNNLNFYHFGEGIDSTLKGITIIGGKQLVDHFTLVNHATPNCESHQNYKCILNDSATGVFNGKIFVEKEAQKTDAFQQNNNILLSDKATINAKPQLEIFADDVKCSHGCTIGQLDENAMFYMQARGIPKKEAKALLMYAFSNEVIESVRIPELKARINKIIAQRLGVSLGFDL
- a CDS encoding serine hydrolase domain-containing protein, whose translation is MKKFLRLLLLLVVILMVYGVVTNYPKLDLISGFAAKSVASAHFIDGRSKHIIESGDNDIDMVRLAKNDIDETGKFATATFYGLKKRKAIYREGLGATLINDDFDATKPYEIPKRNLQIKNLPFPYGNLEPKDTAFNNIDYKKLNLAVAGAFDETNEKTKRSRSVLVIYKDHIIAEKYGKGFTKSSKILGWSMTKSITATMFGVLQKMGKIDINKPAPVAEWQNDNRAKITLNDLLHMNSGLEWEENYETICDATTMLFEAEDMGKVQLQKPAAFAPDTHWNYSSGTTNLLSRILRNRFKTHQEYLDFWYAAFIDKIGMHSMVVESDMAGNFVGSSYGWATTRDWAKFGLLYLHKGNWNGEEIFDVSWAKYVSTPTNGSNGRYGAHFWLNAGGKYPDAPKDLYSCNGFQGQMIFIIPSMDLVIVRMGLTDDNQFDFNGFLKGILTSITTKP